One stretch of Robbsia betulipollinis DNA includes these proteins:
- a CDS encoding amidase family protein, with product MSAARHPMTYTRPFNVLGLPALSVCSGFSADGLPLSLQIARRAFEDDRVLRAGHAFERAAGHRARRPVLRL from the coding sequence ATGAGCGCCGCGCGCCATCCGATGACCTACACGCGGCCCTTCAACGTCCTCGGATTGCCCGCCCTGTCGGTGTGCAGCGGGTTTTCCGCCGACGGCCTGCCGCTGTCGCTGCAGATCGCCAGACGCGCGTTCGAGGACGATCGCGTACTCCGGGCAGGCCACGCGTTCGAGCGCGCCGCCGGCCACCGCGCGCGCCGGCCGGTGCTGCGGCTCTGA